A genomic window from Gymnodinialimonas ceratoperidinii includes:
- a CDS encoding DMT family transporter — METPVPSPQTSPPESRPGWGIFWMLLTGLCFVAVTATVKMVGDDVPAIQSGFLRYVLGLVFLIPMLPSVRRAPVDRGLAGILFARGAAHALAVSLWFFAMTRIPIADVTALNYLNPVYVILLAVLFLGERLGPNRIAAVAVAFIGTFVIIRPGFREIDLGHVTMLFTAIAMAGSYFLAKLASQRVSAEVVVFYLSLVVPALLAPAAWYVWVPVAWVDVGWLFLCAFFATMGHYMMTLAFRAAPLATTQPVTFLQLIWATALGVFVFGEPADIYVIAGGGMIIAAVSYITWREAVLARRRRRVATEAREAEAQAEGASPLSSRS, encoded by the coding sequence ATGGAAACGCCTGTCCCCTCGCCACAAACCAGCCCGCCCGAGAGCCGCCCCGGTTGGGGCATCTTCTGGATGCTGCTGACCGGCCTGTGCTTCGTCGCCGTCACCGCGACCGTGAAGATGGTGGGTGACGATGTGCCGGCGATCCAGTCGGGCTTTCTGCGCTACGTGCTGGGCCTCGTGTTCCTGATCCCGATGCTGCCCTCGGTGCGTCGCGCGCCGGTGGACCGGGGACTTGCGGGGATCTTGTTCGCGCGCGGTGCGGCCCATGCCCTTGCGGTATCGCTGTGGTTCTTCGCCATGACCCGCATTCCGATCGCGGATGTCACGGCGCTCAACTACCTCAACCCCGTCTACGTGATCCTGCTGGCGGTGCTGTTCCTTGGGGAGCGTCTCGGCCCCAACCGGATCGCCGCCGTCGCCGTGGCCTTCATCGGCACCTTCGTGATCATCCGTCCCGGCTTCCGAGAGATCGACCTCGGCCATGTGACGATGTTGTTCACCGCCATCGCCATGGCGGGCAGCTACTTCCTCGCCAAGCTGGCCTCGCAGCGGGTCAGCGCCGAGGTCGTCGTCTTCTACCTGTCACTGGTGGTGCCCGCGCTGCTGGCGCCGGCGGCGTGGTACGTCTGGGTGCCGGTGGCCTGGGTCGACGTGGGCTGGCTGTTTCTCTGCGCCTTCTTCGCCACCATGGGCCACTACATGATGACCCTCGCGTTCCGCGCCGCGCCGCTGGCCACCACGCAGCCGGTCACCTTCCTGCAATTGATCTGGGCCACCGCCCTTGGTGTCTTCGTCTTCGGGGAGCCCGCGGATATCTACGTGATCGCGGGCGGCGGAATGATCATCGCGGCGGTCAGCTACATCACCTGGCGTGAAGCCGTGCTTGCGCGCCGCCGCCGGCGGGTGGCCACCGAGGCGCGCGAGGCAGAGGCTCAGGCCGAGGGTGCGTCGCCGCTTTCCAGCCGGTCTTGA
- a CDS encoding CoxG family protein, with amino-acid sequence MELHASRHIAADRMQVWEALNDAETLKACIPGCEELTGSPEEGFEATVKQKVGPVKATFKGGVTLSDVVPGESYTIAGEGKGGVAGFAKGAAKVHLADHPDGGTELTYDVDAKVGGKIAQLGSRLVNSFATKMADQFFERFQDRLESGDAPSA; translated from the coding sequence ATGGAACTTCACGCCAGCCGCCACATCGCCGCCGACCGCATGCAGGTTTGGGAGGCGCTCAACGACGCCGAAACCCTCAAGGCCTGCATCCCCGGCTGCGAAGAGCTGACCGGCTCGCCGGAGGAGGGGTTCGAGGCGACCGTCAAGCAGAAGGTCGGCCCGGTGAAGGCCACTTTCAAAGGCGGCGTGACCCTTTCGGACGTGGTTCCGGGCGAAAGCTACACCATCGCGGGCGAAGGCAAGGGCGGCGTCGCAGGCTTCGCCAAGGGCGCGGCGAAGGTGCACCTCGCCGACCACCCCGACGGCGGCACCGAGCTGACCTACGACGTGGATGCCAAGGTGGGCGGCAAGATTGCGCAATTGGGCTCGCGTCTCGTCAACAGCTTCGCCACCAAGATGGCAGACCAGTTTTTTGAGCGGTTTCAAGACCGGCTGGAAAGCGGCGACGCACCCTCGGCCTGA
- a CDS encoding helix-turn-helix domain-containing protein has protein sequence MATQKLYVGAKLRSLRTGLGLTQKDFAAKLGVSLPYLNQMENNNRPLSTAVLMGLAQDFGVDVTELSASDADRIVSDMREALADPLFSETAPQLADLRLVSANAPTLAHAFLELHRAYRQTQERLASLDEALGQQSSATASPWEEVRDFFHYTDNYIDAVDRAAERFAARATGDLAAHTQSVLADMGVTLRLASGDGVRAYEPQTRTLTLSPQAAPETQRFQLLHQYALLGQEQLIEATLDLARFQSETAREIARIGMANYFAGAVLMPYTRFAEAARETRHDLERLAITFGASIEQIAHRLSTLQRPGAKGIPFFFARVDQAGTVTKRHSATRLQFARFGGACPLWNVHQAFEAPARFLRQLAETPDGARYVILARDVSKSGGAWGRPTRRYAISLGCEVRHAGSLVYADGLDLDRDTAFQPIGISCRICERRHCHQRAVPPLERQLVVNPNRRGTLPYEVAQ, from the coding sequence ATGGCGACTCAGAAACTTTACGTGGGCGCGAAGCTGCGCAGTTTGCGCACCGGGCTCGGGCTGACCCAGAAGGATTTCGCCGCCAAGCTTGGCGTCTCGCTGCCCTATCTCAACCAGATGGAGAACAACAACCGGCCCCTCTCCACGGCCGTGCTGATGGGTCTGGCCCAGGACTTCGGCGTCGACGTGACCGAGCTTTCCGCCTCCGACGCCGACCGCATCGTGTCGGACATGCGCGAAGCGCTGGCCGATCCGCTGTTCTCGGAAACCGCGCCGCAACTGGCCGACCTGCGTCTGGTCTCGGCCAATGCGCCGACGCTCGCCCATGCTTTCCTCGAACTTCACCGCGCCTATCGCCAGACGCAGGAGCGGCTCGCCTCGCTGGATGAAGCCCTTGGCCAGCAGAGCAGCGCCACGGCCTCGCCATGGGAGGAAGTGCGCGATTTCTTCCATTACACCGATAATTACATCGACGCCGTGGACCGCGCCGCCGAGCGTTTTGCCGCTCGCGCGACCGGCGATCTGGCAGCACACACGCAGTCGGTTCTGGCCGACATGGGCGTGACCCTCCGCCTTGCTTCGGGCGACGGCGTGCGCGCCTACGAGCCGCAGACCAGAACGCTCACCCTCTCGCCGCAGGCCGCGCCCGAGACGCAGCGGTTTCAACTGCTGCATCAATATGCGCTTCTGGGGCAGGAGCAGTTGATCGAGGCGACGCTCGATCTGGCCCGTTTTCAATCCGAGACCGCCCGCGAGATCGCCCGCATCGGCATGGCGAATTACTTCGCCGGTGCGGTTCTCATGCCCTACACGCGCTTTGCCGAAGCCGCGCGCGAGACCCGGCACGATCTGGAACGCCTCGCCATCACCTTTGGCGCCTCGATCGAGCAGATTGCCCATCGGCTCTCGACCCTGCAGCGCCCCGGCGCCAAGGGCATCCCCTTCTTCTTCGCCCGGGTCGATCAGGCAGGCACTGTCACCAAACGCCACTCTGCGACACGGTTGCAATTTGCCCGCTTCGGCGGCGCCTGCCCGCTTTGGAACGTCCATCAGGCCTTCGAGGCCCCTGCCCGCTTCCTGCGCCAGCTGGCCGAAACACCGGACGGCGCGCGCTATGTCATCCTTGCCCGTGACGTCTCAAAGTCCGGCGGCGCCTGGGGGCGGCCGACCCGGCGCTATGCAATTTCGCTCGGCTGCGAGGTGCGGCACGCGGGCTCTCTCGTCTATGCCGACGGCCTCGATCTGGACCGCGACACGGCGTTTCAGCCCATCGGGATCTCCTGCCGCATCTGCGAACGCCGCCATTGCCACCAGCGCGCCGTGCCGCCGTTGGAACGGCAACTGGTGGTGAACCCGAACCGGCGCGGGACGCTGCCCTACGAAGTTGCGCAATGA
- a CDS encoding multidrug effflux MFS transporter: MSTHEPARFLDRTTPPHIFTLILVTGLGALSMNIFLPSLPAMTDFFATDYRLMQLSVSLYLLVNAVLQILIGPISDRFGRRPVILGGTALFMLATIGCLAASTVEVFLFFRMMQAVIVTGLVLGRAVVRDMHEEAEAASKIGYVTMGMAVVPMIGPGIGGVLEQSMGWQANFWLLLLLGGAILALVWADLGETARTSTSSLPEQIAEYPELLTSRRFWGYCATAAFASGAFFSYLGGAPYVGSEVFNLSAAQVGFYFGAPAVGYFFGNGISGRYSTRVGINGMILWGTIVTAVGMTLSLIFMILGIQTPFVFFGFMTFVGFGNGMVLPNATSGMLSVRPHLAGTASGLGGAIMLLGGAAMSALAGAVLTEGTGAYPLVIIMLITSLLSVFSIVYTVRREQQVAQT, encoded by the coding sequence ATGAGCACGCACGAACCGGCGCGGTTTCTGGATCGCACCACGCCCCCGCACATTTTTACGCTGATCCTCGTAACGGGCCTCGGGGCCCTGTCGATGAACATCTTCCTGCCGTCCCTGCCCGCGATGACCGACTTCTTCGCGACGGATTACCGGCTGATGCAGCTTTCGGTTTCCCTGTACCTGCTGGTGAACGCGGTGCTCCAGATCCTCATCGGCCCGATCTCGGACCGCTTCGGGCGCAGGCCCGTCATCCTTGGCGGCACGGCCTTGTTCATGCTGGCCACCATCGGCTGCCTCGCCGCCTCTACGGTCGAGGTTTTCCTGTTCTTCCGCATGATGCAGGCGGTCATCGTGACCGGCCTCGTCCTTGGCCGCGCCGTTGTCCGCGACATGCATGAAGAGGCGGAAGCCGCCTCGAAAATCGGCTATGTCACCATGGGCATGGCTGTGGTTCCCATGATCGGCCCCGGCATCGGCGGCGTTCTGGAGCAATCCATGGGATGGCAGGCCAACTTCTGGCTCCTCCTCCTTCTTGGCGGGGCGATCCTCGCGCTGGTCTGGGCCGATCTGGGCGAGACGGCACGCACCAGCACATCCAGCCTGCCCGAGCAGATCGCCGAATATCCCGAACTTCTGACCTCGCGCCGCTTCTGGGGGTACTGCGCAACGGCGGCCTTTGCGTCGGGGGCGTTCTTCTCCTACCTCGGCGGCGCGCCCTATGTGGGCTCCGAGGTCTTCAACCTCTCGGCCGCGCAGGTGGGCTTCTACTTCGGCGCGCCTGCAGTGGGCTATTTCTTCGGTAACGGCATATCGGGCCGCTATTCGACGCGCGTCGGCATCAACGGGATGATCCTCTGGGGCACCATCGTCACCGCCGTCGGCATGACACTCTCGCTGATCTTCATGATCCTCGGCATCCAGACACCCTTCGTCTTCTTTGGCTTCATGACCTTCGTGGGCTTCGGCAACGGCATGGTGCTGCCCAACGCGACCTCCGGCATGCTGTCGGTCCGCCCGCATCTGGCCGGAACCGCGTCCGGGCTTGGGGGCGCGATCATGCTTCTGGGCGGCGCGGCCATGTCGGCGCTCGCAGGCGCGGTATTGACCGAAGGCACCGGTGCCTATCCGCTGGTGATCATCATGCTGATCACCTCGCTGCTGTCGGTCTTCTCGATCGTCTACACGGTCCGCCGCGAGCAGCAGGTGGCCCAGACCTGA
- a CDS encoding acyl-CoA carboxylase subunit beta, protein MTDILEELKERRAQAHAGGGEKRVAAQHAKGKLTARERIELLLDEGSFEEYDMFVAHRTTEFGMAANRPPGDGVITGWGTVNGRQIYVYSQDFTVLGGSVSETHGQKICKIMDMAVQNGAPVVGINDSGGARIQEGVDALAAYAEIFRRNVEASGVIPQISLVMGPCAGGAVYSPAMTDFIFMVKDTSYMFVTGPDVVKTVTNEVVTAEELGGAATHTRKSSVADAAFENDVEAIGEVRRLIDFLPLSNREKPPVRPFFDSPDRIEESLDTLIPDNPNQPYDMKELITKVADEGDFYEIQEDFAANILTGFIRLEGQTVGVVANQPMVLAGVLDIDSSRKAARFVRFCDCFEIPILTLVDVPGFLPGTTQEYGGVIKHGAKLLFAYGEATVPLVTVITRKAYGGAYDVMASKHLDADVNYAWPSAEIAVMGAKGAVEILHRSDLGDADKIAAHTAEYEERFANPFVAAERGFIDEVIQPHSTRRRVCRAFASLRRKQKQMPWKKHDNIPL, encoded by the coding sequence ATGACCGACATTCTCGAAGAGCTGAAGGAACGGCGCGCGCAGGCACATGCCGGCGGCGGCGAAAAACGCGTGGCCGCGCAGCACGCCAAGGGCAAGCTGACCGCGCGCGAGCGGATCGAATTGCTGCTCGATGAAGGCTCCTTCGAGGAATACGACATGTTCGTCGCGCATCGCACGACGGAATTCGGCATGGCCGCGAACCGCCCGCCGGGCGATGGCGTGATCACCGGGTGGGGGACCGTCAACGGGCGGCAGATCTATGTCTACAGTCAGGATTTCACCGTTCTGGGCGGCTCCGTCTCAGAAACCCACGGCCAGAAAATCTGCAAGATCATGGACATGGCCGTGCAGAACGGCGCGCCCGTGGTGGGCATCAACGACTCGGGCGGGGCGCGTATCCAGGAGGGCGTGGATGCCCTTGCCGCCTACGCCGAGATCTTCCGCCGCAACGTCGAGGCGTCGGGCGTGATCCCGCAGATCAGCCTCGTCATGGGTCCCTGCGCGGGCGGCGCGGTCTATTCCCCCGCGATGACCGACTTCATCTTCATGGTGAAGGACACCTCCTACATGTTCGTGACCGGCCCCGATGTTGTGAAGACCGTCACCAACGAGGTCGTCACCGCCGAGGAACTGGGCGGGGCCGCCACCCACACGCGGAAATCTTCCGTGGCCGATGCGGCGTTCGAAAACGATGTGGAGGCCATCGGAGAGGTGCGCCGCCTGATCGATTTCCTGCCGCTCTCCAACCGCGAGAAGCCGCCGGTGCGCCCCTTCTTCGACAGCCCCGACCGGATCGAGGAAAGCCTCGACACGCTGATCCCCGACAACCCGAACCAGCCCTACGACATGAAGGAGCTGATCACCAAGGTCGCGGACGAGGGCGATTTCTACGAGATACAGGAGGATTTCGCTGCCAACATCCTGACCGGCTTCATCCGTCTGGAAGGGCAGACCGTGGGCGTCGTGGCCAACCAGCCGATGGTGCTGGCGGGCGTGCTCGACATCGACAGCTCGCGCAAGGCGGCGCGTTTCGTGCGGTTCTGCGACTGCTTCGAGATCCCGATCCTGACGCTCGTGGACGTGCCGGGCTTCCTTCCCGGCACCACCCAGGAATACGGCGGCGTCATCAAGCACGGGGCCAAGCTGCTCTTCGCCTACGGTGAGGCGACCGTGCCCCTCGTCACGGTGATCACCCGCAAGGCCTATGGCGGCGCTTATGACGTGATGGCCTCCAAACACCTCGACGCCGATGTGAATTACGCGTGGCCCTCGGCCGAGATCGCGGTGATGGGCGCGAAAGGCGCGGTGGAGATCCTGCACCGCTCCGACCTGGGCGACGCGGACAAGATCGCCGCCCATACCGCCGAATACGAGGAGCGGTTCGCCAATCCCTTCGTGGCGGCAGAGCGTGGCTTCATCGACGAGGTCATCCAGCCCCATTCCACCCGCCGCCGGGTCTGCCGCGCCTTCGCCTCCCTGCGCCGCAAGCAGAAGCAAATGCCGTGGAAGAAGCACGACAACATCCCGCTATGA
- a CDS encoding DUF7218 family protein codes for MTKDHGPSVKDDDTYEALRDDGASKEKAARIANAQASDSQNPSKKGGKASPYEEWTKDELYDRAQELDVEGRSDMSKDELIEALRNN; via the coding sequence ATGACCAAGGATCATGGACCGTCCGTGAAGGACGACGACACCTACGAAGCCCTGCGCGACGACGGCGCATCGAAGGAGAAAGCCGCGCGGATCGCGAATGCGCAGGCCTCCGACAGCCAGAACCCCTCGAAGAAGGGCGGCAAGGCGTCGCCTTACGAGGAGTGGACGAAGGACGAGCTCTACGACCGCGCACAAGAGCTGGACGTGGAGGGACGCTCGGACATGTCGAAGGACGAGCTGATCGAGGCGCTGCGCAACAACTGA
- a CDS encoding DUF6497 family protein — protein MRRSVLILAVLAAAAGAAFYALRGGEGAAEAFCTTDEVLQAPSGNALRLCDVVYEVQPSNEAWVVVRVTDPDLDSNQTRADLGDHDWACETWGLPALEKEPRPTRIIVQIMEEPFARGEPAPGITQSIEAYSEENATCMWELL, from the coding sequence ATGCGCCGCTCTGTCCTCATTCTCGCAGTTCTGGCCGCCGCAGCGGGCGCGGCCTTCTACGCGCTCCGCGGTGGCGAGGGCGCGGCCGAGGCGTTCTGCACCACGGACGAGGTGCTGCAAGCCCCCTCGGGCAATGCGCTGCGCCTCTGCGACGTGGTTTATGAAGTGCAACCATCGAACGAGGCATGGGTCGTGGTGCGCGTCACCGATCCCGACCTCGACAGCAACCAGACGCGGGCCGATCTTGGCGATCACGACTGGGCCTGTGAGACCTGGGGGCTGCCCGCTCTCGAGAAAGAGCCGCGCCCGACGCGCATCATCGTACAGATCATGGAAGAGCCCTTCGCGCGCGGTGAGCCTGCGCCGGGGATAACCCAATCCATCGAAGCCTATTCAGAAGAGAACGCGACCTGCATGTGGGAGCTTTTGTAA